A DNA window from Vigna unguiculata cultivar IT97K-499-35 chromosome 10, ASM411807v1, whole genome shotgun sequence contains the following coding sequences:
- the LOC114165929 gene encoding uncharacterized protein LOC114165929 isoform X2: MDTNMFQSDDSRKYYCPVLGSKVFVQGSNLRCLTAVSNILQALGYEVMTANNSIELFGSELHLQKPLKISDLSSLWKYTLWRMEDRMVITADVEGFGMFESEEIIVNNNRECRSFMNTGGQTLQGVIIREHNHTREGNKSESLMLGRKRLSRTYDSHAELAGTSASPNQRNQLRNVPGFEIQNIESHFQQYLEQANPIQQHNNINSSELNMKSQNLSQTVNDSKKMHQLQNRHVHICDCMHKHSQRNPLHDFLNSSDQTSTFGKNQFCLQNEPYSVSRYTSDSDEFMNNVSGDQRAENTIDGKVFSEDTCIYCVDDISVQSEMEFNTLSSNDMCHRFSPPLPVPLLPSEGKHGIYEVKADEILYPSNGTREFSDEDVNTCLSMYNNP, encoded by the exons ATGGACACAAACATGTTCCAGTCAGATGATTCAAGGAAATACTATTGTCCGGTACTGGGTTCGAAAGTTTTTGTTCAAGGTAGCAACTTGAGATGCCTTACAGCTGTGTCAAACATTCTTCAAGCCCTTGGATATGAAG TTATGACTGCTAATAATTCCATAGAGCTGTTTGGATCTGAACTGCATTTACAAAAGCCACTTAAGATTTCTGATCTAAGCAGTCTATGGAAATACACATTATGGAGGATGGAAGACAGAATGGTGATAACTGCAGATGTAGAGGGCTTTGGGATGTTTGAGTCAGAGGAAATTATTGTAAACAACAATAGAGAATGTCGGTCATTCATGAACACCGGAGGGCAGACTCTCCAAGGTGTCATAATAAGAGAACATAATCATACAAGAGAGGGGAATAAAAGTGAATCATTAATGCTGGGTAGGAAAAGGCTCAGTAGGACTTATGATTCACATGCTGAATTGGCCGGAACCAGTG CTTCTCCAAATCAAAGAAATCAGCTTAGGAATGTGCCAGGATTTGAAATACAGAACATTGAAAGCCATTTTCAG CAATATTTGGAACAAGCCAATCCAATTCAACAACACAACAATATAAATTCTTctgaattgaatatgaaatcGCAGAATCTGTCTCAGACTGTCAATGATAGCAAGAAAATGCATCAATTGCAAAACCGTCATGTTCATATATGTGATTGCATGCATAAGCATTCTCAACGTAACCCTTTACATGATTTCCTAAATTCAAGTGATCAGACATCGACTTTTGGGAAAAATCAATTCTGTCTACAGAATGAACCATATAGTGTTTCACGCTACACATCTGACTCTGATGAATTTATGAACAATGTTAGTGGGGACCAAAGGGCAGAAAATACTATTGATGGAAAAGTTTTCAGTGAGGATACATGCATCTATTGTGTGGATGATATTTCAGTACAAAGTGAA ATGGAGTTTAATACACTTTCATCTAATGACATGTGCCACCGATTTTCGCCACCACTTCCTGTTCCTCTTCTACCATCAGAAGGAAAACATGGCATTTATGAGGTCAAAGCAGATGAAATTCTTTATCCTTCAAATGGAACTCGGGAGTTTAGTGATGAGGATGTAAATACATGCTTATCAATGTATAATAATCCCTG A
- the LOC114165929 gene encoding uncharacterized protein LOC114165929 isoform X1, translating into MDTNMFQSDDSRKYYCPVLGSKVFVQGSNLRCLTAVSNILQALGYEVMTANNSIELFGSELHLQKPLKISDLSSLWKYTLWRMEDRMVITADVEGFGMFESEEIIVNNNRECRSFMNTGGQTLQGVIIREHNHTREGNKSESLMLGRKRLSRTYDSHAELAGTSASPNQRNQLRNVPGFEIQNIESHFQQYLEQANPIQQHNNINSSELNMKSQNLSQTVNDSKKMHQLQNRHVHICDCMHKHSQRNPLHDFLNSSDQTSTFGKNQFCLQNEPYSVSRYTSDSDEFMNNVSGDQRAENTIDGKVFSEDTCIYCVDDISVQSEMEFNTLSSNDMCHRMIFQYKVKWSLIHFHLMTCATDFRHHFLFLFYHQKENMAFMRSKQMKFFILQMELGSLVMRM; encoded by the exons ATGGACACAAACATGTTCCAGTCAGATGATTCAAGGAAATACTATTGTCCGGTACTGGGTTCGAAAGTTTTTGTTCAAGGTAGCAACTTGAGATGCCTTACAGCTGTGTCAAACATTCTTCAAGCCCTTGGATATGAAG TTATGACTGCTAATAATTCCATAGAGCTGTTTGGATCTGAACTGCATTTACAAAAGCCACTTAAGATTTCTGATCTAAGCAGTCTATGGAAATACACATTATGGAGGATGGAAGACAGAATGGTGATAACTGCAGATGTAGAGGGCTTTGGGATGTTTGAGTCAGAGGAAATTATTGTAAACAACAATAGAGAATGTCGGTCATTCATGAACACCGGAGGGCAGACTCTCCAAGGTGTCATAATAAGAGAACATAATCATACAAGAGAGGGGAATAAAAGTGAATCATTAATGCTGGGTAGGAAAAGGCTCAGTAGGACTTATGATTCACATGCTGAATTGGCCGGAACCAGTG CTTCTCCAAATCAAAGAAATCAGCTTAGGAATGTGCCAGGATTTGAAATACAGAACATTGAAAGCCATTTTCAG CAATATTTGGAACAAGCCAATCCAATTCAACAACACAACAATATAAATTCTTctgaattgaatatgaaatcGCAGAATCTGTCTCAGACTGTCAATGATAGCAAGAAAATGCATCAATTGCAAAACCGTCATGTTCATATATGTGATTGCATGCATAAGCATTCTCAACGTAACCCTTTACATGATTTCCTAAATTCAAGTGATCAGACATCGACTTTTGGGAAAAATCAATTCTGTCTACAGAATGAACCATATAGTGTTTCACGCTACACATCTGACTCTGATGAATTTATGAACAATGTTAGTGGGGACCAAAGGGCAGAAAATACTATTGATGGAAAAGTTTTCAGTGAGGATACATGCATCTATTGTGTGGATGATATTTCAGTACAAAGTGAAATGGAGTTTAATACACTTTCATCTAATGACATGTGCCACCGGATGATATTTCAGTACAAAGTGAAATGGAGTTTAATACACTTTCATCTAATGACATGTGCCACCGATTTTCGCCACCACTTCCTGTTCCTCTTCTACCATCAGAAGGAAAACATGGCATTTATGAGGTCAAAGCAGATGAAATTCTTTATCCTTCAAATGGAACTCGGGAGTTTAGTGATGAGGATGTAA
- the LOC114165929 gene encoding uncharacterized protein LOC114165929 isoform X3 has protein sequence MDTNMFQSDDSRKYYCPVLGSKVFVQGSNLRCLTAVSNILQALGYEVMTANNSIELFGSELHLQKPLKISDLSSLWKYTLWRMEDRMVITADVEGFGMFESEEIIVNNNRECRSFMNTGGQTLQGVIIREHNHTREGNKSESLMLGRKRLSRTYDSHAELAGTSASPNQRNQLRNVPGFEIQNIESHFQQYLEQANPIQQHNNINSSELNMKSQNLSQTVNDSKKMHQLQNRHVHICDCMHKHSQRNPLHDFLNSSDQTSTFGKNQFCLQNEPYSVSRYTSDSDEFMNNVSGDQRAENTIDGKVFSEDTCIYCVDDISVQSEMEFNTLSSNDMCHRFSPPLPVPLLPSEGKHGIYEVKADEILYPSNGTREFSDEDVNTCLSMYNNP, from the exons ATGGACACAAACATGTTCCAGTCAGATGATTCAAGGAAATACTATTGTCCGGTACTGGGTTCGAAAGTTTTTGTTCAAGGTAGCAACTTGAGATGCCTTACAGCTGTGTCAAACATTCTTCAAGCCCTTGGATATGAAG TTATGACTGCTAATAATTCCATAGAGCTGTTTGGATCTGAACTGCATTTACAAAAGCCACTTAAGATTTCTGATCTAAGCAGTCTATGGAAATACACATTATGGAGGATGGAAGACAGAATGGTGATAACTGCAGATGTAGAGGGCTTTGGGATGTTTGAGTCAGAGGAAATTATTGTAAACAACAATAGAGAATGTCGGTCATTCATGAACACCGGAGGGCAGACTCTCCAAGGTGTCATAATAAGAGAACATAATCATACAAGAGAGGGGAATAAAAGTGAATCATTAATGCTGGGTAGGAAAAGGCTCAGTAGGACTTATGATTCACATGCTGAATTGGCCGGAACCAGTG CTTCTCCAAATCAAAGAAATCAGCTTAGGAATGTGCCAGGATTTGAAATACAGAACATTGAAAGCCATTTTCAG CAATATTTGGAACAAGCCAATCCAATTCAACAACACAACAATATAAATTCTTctgaattgaatatgaaatcGCAGAATCTGTCTCAGACTGTCAATGATAGCAAGAAAATGCATCAATTGCAAAACCGTCATGTTCATATATGTGATTGCATGCATAAGCATTCTCAACGTAACCCTTTACATGATTTCCTAAATTCAAGTGATCAGACATCGACTTTTGGGAAAAATCAATTCTGTCTACAGAATGAACCATATAGTGTTTCACGCTACACATCTGACTCTGATGAATTTATGAACAATGTTAGTGGGGACCAAAGGGCAGAAAATACTATTGATGGAAAAGTTTTCAGTGAGGATACATGCATCTATTGTGTGGATGATATTTCAGTACAAAGTGAAATGGAGTTTAATACACTTTCATCTAATGAC ATGTGCCACCGATTTTCGCCACCACTTCCTGTTCCTCTTCTACCATCAGAAGGAAAACATGGCATTTATGAGGTCAAAGCAGATGAAATTCTTTATCCTTCAAATGGAACTCGGGAGTTTAGTGATGAGGATGTAAATACATGCTTATCAATGTATAATAATCCCTG A
- the LOC114165933 gene encoding protein-ribulosamine 3-kinase, chloroplastic-like isoform X1: MRVMFSSTCFTSLPPFFPSSLTKTTKSSPKFSMSMSEDPVSEWILSEGKATKITKISPVGGGCINLASRYDTDAGSFFVKTNRSIGPSMFEAEALGLGAMYETGTICVPKPYKFGPLPTGGSFIIMEFIQFGASRGYQSELGRKLAEMHKAGKSSKGYGFDVDNTIGSTPQINTWSSDWVQFYGEHRLGYQLKLLLDQFGDRTIYEKGQRLVKSIGRLFANVEIEPCLLHGDLWSGNISSNKNGEPVILDPACYYGHSEAEFGMSWCAGFGGSFYDSYFKVMPKQPGFEERRDLYMLYHYLNHYNLFGSGYRSSAMSIIDDYLAFLSA, translated from the exons ATGAGAGTGATGTTCTCTTCAACATGCTTCACTTCACTTCCTCCATTTTTTCCATCTTCTCTCACCAAAACCACTAAATCATCACCAA AGTTCAGCATGAGCATGAGTGAGGATCCGGTTAGTGAGTGGATTCTTTCAGAAGGGAAAGCTACAAAGATAACCAAAATTAGCCCTGTTGGTGGTGGCTGTATCAATCTCGCTAGTCGCTATGATACTGATGCTGGTTCCTTCTTTGTTAAAACAAACAG GAGTATTGGACCATCCATGTTTGAAGCTGAGGCTCTTGGTTTAGGTGCCATGTATGAAACCGGGACTATCTGTGTACCTAAGCCGTATAAG TTTGGACCGCTACCTACTGGTGGTTCTTTCATCATCATGGAATTCATACAATTTGGTGCATCTAGAGGCTATCAG TCTGAACTAGGGAGGAAGCTTGCCGAAATGCATAAAGCTGGAAAGTCCAGTAAAGGCTATGGTTTTGATGTAGATAACACCATTGGCAG TACTCCACAAATAAACACCTGGTCATCAGACTGGGTTCAATTTTATGGAGAGCATAGATTGGGTTACCAGTTGAAGTTATTATTGGACCAGTTCGGCGACAGAACCATTTACGAAAAAG GACAGAGACTAGTGAAAAGCATTGGACGCCTGTTTGCCAACGTGGAGATAGAACCGTGCTTACTACATGGAGACCTCTGGAGTGGAAACATTAGCTCTAACAAAAATGGTGAACCTGTCATATTGGACCCTGCATGTTATT ATGGACACAGTGAAGCAGAATTCGGTATGTCTTGGTGTGCTGGCTTTGGAGGCTCATTCTATGATTCTTATTTTAAG GTGATGCCTAAACAACCAGGCTTTGAGGAGAGGAGAGACCTTTATATGCTGtatcattatttaaatcattataatCTCTTTGGTTCTGGATATCGATCATCTGCCATGTCTATAATTGATGATTATCTTGCATTTTTAAGTGCTTAG
- the LOC114165933 gene encoding protein-ribulosamine 3-kinase, chloroplastic-like isoform X2: MSMSEDPVSEWILSEGKATKITKISPVGGGCINLASRYDTDAGSFFVKTNRSIGPSMFEAEALGLGAMYETGTICVPKPYKFGPLPTGGSFIIMEFIQFGASRGYQSELGRKLAEMHKAGKSSKGYGFDVDNTIGSTPQINTWSSDWVQFYGEHRLGYQLKLLLDQFGDRTIYEKGQRLVKSIGRLFANVEIEPCLLHGDLWSGNISSNKNGEPVILDPACYYGHSEAEFGMSWCAGFGGSFYDSYFKVMPKQPGFEERRDLYMLYHYLNHYNLFGSGYRSSAMSIIDDYLAFLSA, translated from the exons ATGAGCATGAGTGAGGATCCGGTTAGTGAGTGGATTCTTTCAGAAGGGAAAGCTACAAAGATAACCAAAATTAGCCCTGTTGGTGGTGGCTGTATCAATCTCGCTAGTCGCTATGATACTGATGCTGGTTCCTTCTTTGTTAAAACAAACAG GAGTATTGGACCATCCATGTTTGAAGCTGAGGCTCTTGGTTTAGGTGCCATGTATGAAACCGGGACTATCTGTGTACCTAAGCCGTATAAG TTTGGACCGCTACCTACTGGTGGTTCTTTCATCATCATGGAATTCATACAATTTGGTGCATCTAGAGGCTATCAG TCTGAACTAGGGAGGAAGCTTGCCGAAATGCATAAAGCTGGAAAGTCCAGTAAAGGCTATGGTTTTGATGTAGATAACACCATTGGCAG TACTCCACAAATAAACACCTGGTCATCAGACTGGGTTCAATTTTATGGAGAGCATAGATTGGGTTACCAGTTGAAGTTATTATTGGACCAGTTCGGCGACAGAACCATTTACGAAAAAG GACAGAGACTAGTGAAAAGCATTGGACGCCTGTTTGCCAACGTGGAGATAGAACCGTGCTTACTACATGGAGACCTCTGGAGTGGAAACATTAGCTCTAACAAAAATGGTGAACCTGTCATATTGGACCCTGCATGTTATT ATGGACACAGTGAAGCAGAATTCGGTATGTCTTGGTGTGCTGGCTTTGGAGGCTCATTCTATGATTCTTATTTTAAG GTGATGCCTAAACAACCAGGCTTTGAGGAGAGGAGAGACCTTTATATGCTGtatcattatttaaatcattataatCTCTTTGGTTCTGGATATCGATCATCTGCCATGTCTATAATTGATGATTATCTTGCATTTTTAAGTGCTTAG